Proteins encoded by one window of Gouania willdenowi chromosome 4, fGouWil2.1, whole genome shotgun sequence:
- the LOC114462348 gene encoding urokinase plasminogen activator surface receptor-like — translation MLKLILSVTVLWTFFSQAAALDCLSCTGTCSTETTVTCSTETMCVTATITETSIFSADTTKIHKGCASSDLCPITGSQTYELNLGLSGALISAECCNFDGCNNDTLPAHTQSQTLSGLSCFFCGFGRCDVSFDCKGDETLCIQGTLNEEIRGCVSQSVCTASRRLGELPLLPDLGTFSSGPNCCDTDECNDGTTTTPPPTTTPERLRCQSCNGSCSTETTVTCSTETMCVTATITDTASGSSDTRYYKACASSALCPITGSQTYELDLVVSGALISAECCDTNGCNNNTLPAHTQSQTLNGLRCLFCAFGRCDLSLACMGDETLCIQGTCE, via the exons ATGTTGAAGCTGATCCTCTCTGTGACCGTCCTCTGGACATTCTTCAGTCAAG CTGCAGCACTTGATTGTCTAAGTTGCACTGGTACATGTTCAACTGAAactacagttacatgttctacAGAAACTATGTGTGTAACTGCCACCATCACAG agaCATCAATTTTTTCAGCTGacacaacaaaaatccacaaaggaTGTGCATCATCAGATCTGTGTCCAATCACAGGCTCTCAAACATATGAACTTAACTTGGGTCTTTCAGGTGCACTGATATCTGCTGAGTGCTGTAACTTTGATGGGTGTAACAATGATACCTTACCTG CACATACTCAGTCACAGACTCTAAGTGGTCTCAGTTGTTTCTTCTGTGGATTCGGTCGATGTGATGTTTCATTTGACTGTAAGGGAGACGAGACCCTGTGTATTCAAGGAACAT TGAACGAAGAAATTCGTGGTTGTGTATCACAAAGTGTGTGTACTGCAAGTAGAAGGCTGGGAGAACTACCATTATTACCAGATTTAGGAACCTTCAGCTCTGGACCAAACTGTTGTGATACAGATGAATGTAATGATGGAACTACAACTACcccacctccaactacaacac CTGAAAGACTCAGATGTCAAAGTTGCAATGGTTCATGTTCAACTGAAactacagttacatgttctacAGAAACTATGTGTGTAACTGCCACCATCACAG acaCAGCATCTGGTTCATCTGACACACGATACTACAAAGCGTGTGCATCATCAGCTCTGTGTCCAATCACAGGCTCTCAAACATATGAACTTGACTTGGTTGTTTCAGGTGCACTGATATCTGCTGAGTGCTGTGACACTAATGGGTGTAACAATAATACCTTACCTG CACATACACAGTCACAGACTCTAAATGGTCTCCGGTGTTTATTCTGTGCTTTCGGCCGATGTGATCTTTCACTTGCCTGTATGGGAGACGAGACGCTGTGTATTCAAGGAACATGTGAGTAA